ggtgCGATgtggaagaaaataagagaaaagagagaaggagaaacatGTGCGATGAAGTAGAGGAAAACCAAAGCCtgttcgatttttttttttaaataaatcgtATGACGTGGCATAAAATCAAATGGGCAATTACATTGCGGTTTTCCACCGCGGTTGTACGTAGAAGAACTGAACCGACCATTATATATTTAAGACTTGTCTATATCATTATAaccattttcttcatttaattaaatgaaatggatGGTACCTCTTTAAGATAAAACACGAAATACCTTAATCGTTTTCCTCATCAACATAACCTGAATTGATTAAAATACTCTATGTTTAATATTGAAATTATAAGGATACTTGAAGAAAGAGATTGAATgggaattttatgaataataataagatgatatgtaaatagtagtaaaataatttgagttaattatttaggttgtgtttagatgttgaactaaattcaactcattttaatcaatcattgatgagactcattattttttcaactttccatagcTTTAACACATTTCAATGGGACCCATTaaatactactattcataactcaactcaacatccaaacgtaatcaattttaaaaaataagaaaaaaaattatataaaaaaaattataaaattaaaatattgttagaatataactttttaattttatttttattttagaatttgaaaaaattgaattgttttttattttttatttaaaaatttagaaaaattgtaatgattaatttgaaagtatttatatttgaatgatgtttgaaaataaaatgagataggatgagatgaaaaactttttcaaacatCCCAAATTTCACAAGTATTTCAGCAAAGCTCAAAATTTATTTCTGTATCTTTTATCCAGTAGGATAGAAAGacaattgataaaatagagtgaTTTTGGATGTCTAATATGATTTGTGGCTCTGTGGATGCAAATGCACATTTGTGTGCAGATGTGCCCCCCTGCTGTGtcatactaatagtaatggagagagagagagagcctcaAAATAAAAGCACTAAATAGTAAAGTTCACAACTCAATCCTAAACAAATTCCTAAAAGCCGAACTTAACATCCAGTTGACAGAGCGTTCAAAACATCATTATAGATTTGCCTCAAAGCGATGTCGCGGTAACTTTTCCACCTCGCTTTGTTGGTGCAGAGGCCTTAGAGTTAGAGGGCATAATATACTTGAGGCGGTAACTGACAAGCGAAGGTCCAAAAATACTGTATTTCCCAGCACTGCTAAAAGCCGTTTCTGCATCATCGCGTTTCTTAAAAACCACCTTGGCACGTCTACTCTTCTTCAGAACTTCAGTCTGACATTCAATCAAAGTCCCAAACTGGCTAAATATCTTAGTGAGACTTGCTTCTGAAGGAACAGAATCCAAGTCCGTGAAGTTCAGAATGAGAGCTGTGGGTGGGAAATCTTGCTCACAACTTTCCTCCTCCAAGTGGTGTCCTATCGTCATCCCTGCTTCGGATTCAAGATTTTTATCAGAACGCTTTTGCGTATGATCAAGATTTGGCCTTTGTGGTTCAACAGTGGGATAACCCTTTCCACTTGGACTGTCGGGCTGATTCTCAAATGATGACTGCTCTTCAGGAATGCTTTGGACAATCCTGTCACTCCAGTAAGAGTCGCTCAAAACGTCTGTCCCAGAAGCTTCAGTGATTCCTGGCATAGTTGACTTTCTTCCAGTCTTGGTTGATTTCTTTCTAGTCTTACCACCAAAAACTTGTTTCAAAGATTGTTCATGCTCCTCTAAGCTAGGATCATCCAGGCTAACAAAATTCCTGAATTCTGAGAAGAATCCGACCATAGAAAATATAAAGCTGTATCCTTTCATGGGATCTCTGGCAGCCAAGCAGAGCTGGGACATCATCTCATCAGGAGAAGGTAACTCCGTGCTCGGTTTCTTCTGTATGCTTTTATTCTCAACCCTGGCCTCTTGAGACATTCCATCACCATACTTGAGTATTGGACTTGACCCATTCATTTGGCTAGCAGCCCGACGAATGCTATCTCCAACTCTAAAAGTTTGCCTGGTCCGTGCGGGCGCATCGACAACTCCTGTTGATAGATGGCTTTTCGCTCGTTTCATAGATGAATCATCCGACAATGCATCAACCGCCTTTCGTTTCTGACTAGAAGATTGTGAAATCAACTTACCTACACCTTCCTTGCCTGTTTTGTTTCCTCCATTTGGCGTGCGCGAGCCCTTCTCAACAAGCAAATCCAGCaagcttctctcttttttgttgGGGAGCAAAGAATCTCCAGAAGTGTGCTTACGCTTACGGGAAGAGCTAACTTGAGTCTCTGACTTTCCTTTTCCAGAGGATATTGAATTATCATTCTCCATATCCAGAACATCATTCACATTGAATTCTGCGTGATTCTTTTTCACCCCAAGCAATTGATTGTCCTCCTCACTCCCAAACAATGTACCAAGCATATTGAACTTGGGAAGCTCTGAATAACCCTTCCAGCGATAGAAGGCTGACAATTGGGCGTGTGACATTACAAATTCCAGTCTGTCACCTCCACCATATGGCAATTGAGCTGTTGTTTTCATGAACTCGAGAAGTTCTGCGGGTTTTAAAGAAGTGGCATTCAAATAACTATCCCCACCATCTCTTCTACTTGATTCTTCCCTGATTCCAGCATTAACTATTATCTGAGTGTTGAGTTTGGCATATGCTTCTTTTGATATGCAGGAACAGGCCAGCCCAAACTCTACCCGTCTGGAAACCTCTTCCAAAGCACAGTCAAGAGCATATCGGAATTCTTCCTTAGTGCTCTGCTTCTCCATTTGCGAGAAATGTGGACCAAAGGGTTTTATCCACGATGCTTCATTCCAAGCAAATGTTTGATCCCCAAAATATGCTATCAGGTAACTTCCTTTTTTAGAGTACTTCGTTGCGTTTTCTGATGAATCCGAAGGATCAAAAATCTGCCCAGGCCACCAGGGATGACTCCGAACTTTGCCCCATACTAGATCAGAGACATGAAATTCTGGATTTGAGGCAGCAGATTTGACATTCACATCACTTGAAACATTCCCATCTGTTATCGTATATGTATTCAAATCTACAACAagattgaaaatattagaatcGTCTCCAATATTCTGGACAACCCCAGCTTCTGGGACACGAGTGCTTGCGGTTTGATTCTTATTGGTCTCTATCATTGCATCTATATTCATGGTCCGGTTTTCTGATCCTTCGGAAGTTAAAGCCTCAGAAACGTGCGTCGGACACACACTAGAATTTTCATCACAGAAAGTCTCGTTAATATCAGCTACTTTTGCTTCCACACCTGGAATTTCAGCTGGTATTTTGCTCACAGACTCGACCTGAGGCTCTATTCCTTCCTGCATACAATCCGAGGCATTGACATCCTCCTTCACCAGCCCCAGTGAAACATCGCCATCTTTTAAATTAACTCCTCTATCTACCATTCCTGTCTCCGCTTCTGAAACATTCGCGCCGTCTGCAAAATGGGTTACTCTCTTTAAAGCCTCTTTTTCCAATCCATCAATCACAGGCTCAAGCACCGCATTCCCATCAGACCCACCGATCTCCAACCCCTTGGCTCCACTAAAATTCCCAACTTCATCCACTATTCGCTCCTTTGGAGAACCCTGGACCTGACTATGAACCTTGAAAGTCTCAGTTAGGGTTACAGGTTCAGAATCGGTTACACCATGAGCCATGTTTTCCAGGTCAAACGGAAGAACGTCTGAGTTCAGGTCGATATGGGCAGAATTCGCAGACATTAAGAAGCCCTAAAATACCCACATAAGCATGCCTAGAATAAGATAACAAACCCTAATAATGGATGAAACTACTCACAATCATAAAACACGAACTACTCAGAGAAATGAAACAATTGTACCTTTGGTTTTTCCTTGCTTTCACTCTCCGCCTAGGTTGGGTAGACAGAGACGGCGTGCCTATAGTCTGAGGAAGAGACAGGGAAAGCTTGACGTTATGAGAAGTTCAAAGCGTGAAGAGGTAATATGCTTGTGTGAAGAGGAAATGGAGAAAATGCTAAGCTGTTGGAGTTAGGGTAGGACAATCACAAGGAATGAATAGTCCTTAAATAGAGAAAATGCTACGTTTTCTTTCTGGTTTGGAAAACAGGACATCCCAATTTCCATTATTTCTTTTCGATAGAATTTGTGTCCGTATCGGTAGATGGATGAACCTTCACGGTTTTAGTAGGCGGCACCCACAATTTTCTCCTCACcaacacaaaatttcataaaataataataaaaaaaattcataaaaaaattagataaatttaaaatttatataaaaaattaattttttaacgatACAATTCCAGTTTTAATATGCACGGACGGACATGAAGTTTGAgtcaataatcttttttttttttttaataagtcaaaCAATAAGTCCTCGCACTTCACAGGATGAGCAAAAGTGTAGaatgttaatttgaatttaatatttaaatttttaattttttaattattaaatttattttaatttaaaaattttttctatgtaagatttataatttttttcaactcaacacttctttacattcaggattcacgattttttttaattttttataaatatatataaactcatcttaaataaatctaacaaaacTCGTTTCACcattttaactcactattattcataaagaacgtaatttatttcaattcaatttaaaagtTCTTGAGAGGTTCCTTCTTCCTATGTTCCCGAACTCGTAAAAATGCACACACTCCATAATAGCATAGGACGAGTATATTTAATGAGCTTCAGAATTTGCAACAATTTTCTAAGTCCGCTCAGTTTTACAAcacagtatatttttaaaaaatctagcAAGATTTCAAACCTTTTAATGAGCATTACGACTGccaattaagtaaaataaaagcaGCCACTCCCGAACATACTGTGGCAAGGGTATCATGTGCTTATCTTTCATGTTCTTCATTTAACATTTAGCATGTCATTTTAATCATTGCTCTAGCGACAAACATGATAATCGACTAAAAGATAAGCATTTTTATCGGGACCCATTGATTCAAGAAAATATGCAATGCTTTTGTAGAACTCGACTCCTTACCAccttaaaagattttattatgcAGTCGTTTAAAATCAAGAAACATGTCAAGCTCAAATTGTTCTCACAGAGCTCTTGGATTGACAGGATTACAATATACTAATATGagaagtaaatttataaattgacatgatttcatataatacgttagatttattttgtaataaaaataattttataatttatcgtatcatattaaattatattaacttatagatttatttttataaaatttttttgtgactaaaatatttatatgctAATATTGTGACAAACAAGTGCCTCTAACTATAAGACATCTGTAAAGCAGCTTCTTCAAAGACATTTGTTAAATCCATAATCATGCAATGCTACAACCTTTCAAATGTCAAGGTATTTATTGAACCAATCCTTTTTAAAGCTTCAAATGATGTGGCAGCCTTgatatgttttaataataaccgtaaataatatatttcacccttcattttctttattattttacaatttacacTATGTTGCTTTCTAGGAGTCCAAACTTTGTCCGTTGATTTcacatattaaaataagaaaggAGAATGAAGGATAAACTTCTGTATCTCATTTACTAAAAAACATCTAAATTATATAGTACAATAAGGGGCAAATAAAGCATCTAAGGTAAGTACAGAGGAGAGGACTTCAAGTAGCGGAGGAGACAAACGGCAACATCATAATTGACTAGGAGtgatttagattcagagatgagttgagatggtttgtgaatagaagaataaaaattgaattatttattatattttatgtgaaaatttaaaaagttattttgagatttgaaaaagttgaattgtttattatattttatgtgagaatttgataaagttgtaatgataagatgagatgaattgaggtgaaTTTTGAATGCAAGTGTTGACGGTATAGACAATTTTTGGTCGTGTGATGGTGAGGTAGATCAAACGACCAACAAGACGACGATAAGAACTGGGATCGAAAAGTAGGTCACCATCTTGATTGGTGAGTTTGAGATGTTGCTCCATGAGAAAGGCTACAAGTTGGGAGCCAAGATGGCCATTATCATCCAAAATGTTAAGGGCGTATTTTCGTTGATTAAGAATATGTCTATAGGAAAACGACCAACTTTtatgttgtgaaaaatgatgacAACAAAGTAAAAGTAAACACGAAAGAGATAAACAATCACACATGACacaaagatttacgtggttcggcaaatcgCCTATGTTCACGGGAGCTGCAGAGGATTTTTATTACTTGAAAAATCAGAATACACTTTGGGGCGTCTACTgtttacacacacatatatgccATAAGTCagaataatgaatatatatacttCAAGCGGCGAAAACCCTAAAAATTAGTAATAGTGATGTTCGCTTGAGCAGCGTGTCGAGCCCGCATCGAGCAAACCTGTTACCCGCAATTActtgagccatgtgtcgagcGGCTCTTCGAGggaactctctgacttgccttCGCTCGAGCGTCTAAGAACTCTGCTCGAGCGTTTAAGAACTCTACTCGAGCAGTGTGGACTAGACTCCGCAATACTCAACAATTcccccacttggagactggtacACCCACTGTATCGCCCTCTGCCTCAAACATGATATCCTCCACCTCTGCAACTCACTACCCCTGTCTTCATGCTAGAAAACAAACTGAAGTTGTGCAcaacttcaatttctcaaatgTAACACCTTTTGTCAACATATTAGCTGGGTTCTTACTTCTacaaattttctcaagtaaCAACTTTCCATCATCTAGCAATGATTATATAAAGTGATACCTGATCTGAATGTGCTTGGTCCTGGAATGAAACACTGGATTCTTGGCAAAGAATATGGACCTCTAACTATTGCTGTGGAGAGtgccttttttattctttttaccCAATTCTTTTTAGCCAAATCATCTCTTTTGTAGCTTTTGACATTGCAATGTACTCAGTTTTTGTAGTAGACAAAGAAACAGTTTTCTGCAAATTAGAACCCCATGACACTACAGTACCACCCAAAGTGTAAACGAATCTTGTGGTACTCTTTCTTCTATCAATATCTCCAGCTAAGTCAACATCAACATAGCCCGAAACCTCTAAGCTCTCTCCTGAGAAACACAAGCACGTTTCTGAGGAACATTTTAGGTACCTCAAAATCCACTTCACAGCTTCCCAATGTTGTTTTCCTAGGTTATTCATGTATCTACTCATAACTCCTACTACATGGacaatatctggtctagtgcaaACCATAGCATACATAAG
This genomic interval from Juglans regia cultivar Chandler chromosome 3, Walnut 2.0, whole genome shotgun sequence contains the following:
- the LOC109020428 gene encoding uncharacterized protein LOC109020428, producing MSANSAHIDLNSDVLPFDLENMAHGVTDSEPVTLTETFKVHSQVQGSPKERIVDEVGNFSGAKGLEIGGSDGNAVLEPVIDGLEKEALKRVTHFADGANVSEAETGMVDRGVNLKDGDVSLGLVKEDVNASDCMQEGIEPQVESVSKIPAEIPGVEAKVADINETFCDENSSVCPTHVSEALTSEGSENRTMNIDAMIETNKNQTASTRVPEAGVVQNIGDDSNIFNLVVDLNTYTITDGNVSSDVNVKSAASNPEFHVSDLVWGKVRSHPWWPGQIFDPSDSSENATKYSKKGSYLIAYFGDQTFAWNEASWIKPFGPHFSQMEKQSTKEEFRYALDCALEEVSRRVEFGLACSCISKEAYAKLNTQIIVNAGIREESSRRDGGDSYLNATSLKPAELLEFMKTTAQLPYGGGDRLEFVMSHAQLSAFYRWKGYSELPKFNMLGTLFGSEEDNQLLGVKKNHAEFNVNDVLDMENDNSISSGKGKSETQVSSSRKRKHTSGDSLLPNKKERSLLDLLVEKGSRTPNGGNKTGKEGVGKLISQSSSQKRKAVDALSDDSSMKRAKSHLSTGVVDAPARTRQTFRVGDSIRRAASQMNGSSPILKYGDGMSQEARVENKSIQKKPSTELPSPDEMMSQLCLAARDPMKGYSFIFSMVGFFSEFRNFVSLDDPSLEEHEQSLKQVFGGKTRKKSTKTGRKSTMPGITEASGTDVLSDSYWSDRIVQSIPEEQSSFENQPDSPSGKGYPTVEPQRPNLDHTQKRSDKNLESEAGMTIGHHLEEESCEQDFPPTALILNFTDLDSVPSEASLTKIFSQFGTLIECQTEVLKKSRRAKVVFKKRDDAETAFSSAGKYSIFGPSLVSYRLKYIMPSNSKASAPTKRGGKVTATSL